In Streptomyces nojiriensis, one genomic interval encodes:
- a CDS encoding antibiotic biosynthesis monooxygenase, which produces MAIINTSEHTVPADNGEVNLLIARQVEPGHEETFEAWAHGILETAAGFPDHLGYGLFRPATEGGPWFLVHRFRNQAAFQRWQDSPERAQWFANCLGHHHTEIARRELHGMETWFAKPGTTRPAPPRWKMVISSGLAIFPISLIGNAVLGPYLVDLHFVLRTAAFAVVFSTLMTYVAMPAVSRLLRPWLTRG; this is translated from the coding sequence ATGGCCATCATCAACACGAGCGAGCACACCGTCCCCGCCGACAACGGAGAGGTGAATCTGCTCATCGCACGGCAGGTGGAGCCCGGCCACGAGGAGACCTTCGAGGCCTGGGCCCACGGCATCCTGGAGACGGCCGCGGGCTTCCCGGACCACCTCGGGTACGGGCTCTTCCGGCCGGCGACGGAGGGCGGGCCGTGGTTCCTGGTCCACCGCTTCCGCAATCAGGCCGCGTTCCAGCGCTGGCAGGACTCCCCGGAGCGGGCGCAGTGGTTCGCCAACTGCCTCGGACACCACCACACGGAGATAGCCCGCCGGGAACTGCACGGCATGGAGACCTGGTTCGCCAAGCCGGGTACGACCCGGCCCGCGCCGCCGCGGTGGAAGATGGTGATCAGCTCTGGGCTGGCGATCTTCCCGATCTCGCTGATCGGCAACGCGGTGCTCGGGCCGTACCTGGTGGATCTGCACTTCGTGCTGCGGACGGCCGCCTTCGCCGTCGTGTTCAGCACCCTGATGACCTACGTGGCCATGCCCGCGGTCAGCAGGCTGCTGCGGCCATGGCTCACCCGGGGTTAG
- a CDS encoding SigE family RNA polymerase sigma factor: MTTPVCTLASNPTPYPSFSAYVRTRGTVLMRTARSLTANPCDAEDLLQTALAKTYVAWDRIEDHRALDGYVRRTLVNTRTSQWRKRKVDEFACDELPETESAPAGDPAEAQALRDAMWRAVTRLPDRQRAMVVLRYYEDLSEVQTAELLGVSVGTVKSAVSRALGKLREDPELMPVR; this comes from the coding sequence ATGACCACGCCTGTGTGCACGCTCGCCTCGAATCCGACGCCGTACCCGTCGTTCTCGGCGTACGTACGGACCCGCGGCACGGTCCTGATGCGCACCGCGCGCTCCCTCACCGCCAACCCGTGCGATGCGGAGGACCTGCTCCAGACGGCCCTCGCGAAGACGTACGTGGCCTGGGACCGGATCGAGGACCACCGCGCCCTGGACGGCTACGTCCGTCGGACCCTCGTCAACACCCGTACCTCCCAGTGGCGCAAGCGCAAGGTCGACGAGTTCGCATGCGACGAGCTTCCGGAGACCGAGTCGGCTCCGGCCGGCGACCCCGCCGAGGCGCAGGCGCTGCGCGACGCGATGTGGCGTGCGGTGACCCGGCTGCCCGACCGGCAGCGGGCCATGGTCGTCCTGCGCTACTACGAGGACCTGAGTGAGGTGCAGACGGCGGAACTGCTCGGGGTCTCGGTCGGCACGGTCAAGAGCGCGGTCTCCCGGGCGCTGGGCAAACTCCGCGAGGACCCGGAGCTCATGCCGGTCCGGTGA
- a CDS encoding response regulator — protein MSSRPSRGAARLAAILDALPDALLLVNANGTVVNANSIALEIMESPGTGLVGRGVLDLLPEFDSKLIPGSMRRPGEDDGGRTKPKRMIARRTDGSEFPVELTSAHLDGRDAYREPQPSYTGDELLMLVVRDLSQTVDTEAELARSQRQTEMILRAAAEGVVGTDTDGRVVLVNPAAAQILGYRATDLGNRELHGLIQHSRADGSPFPFEESPLADTLRSGRKHRVRGQVLWNKAGQPVAVDLTTSPVRDGEQLVGAVMTFTDRRPYDALAARHAQLMAVLGESLRGPLDELRGELATLAADDAGQLWPEANQLLHHLAAGYSRMTTLVDNVLGYQRLDTGRDRLTKKNVLINTVVTAGVDGAVELIGPGRVQFAVHAPTIEAEVDADRISTALAHLVADVAGVDATGKTRQGSGYSDSTIVVAAAQRGDVVRIEVRGPYEGGSPVHEPIVRGIVAAHGGVLQTVEVPGAPGGAYVLELPLGSGAGTVTLPEPAEEPPAGPASDGAGTAGGAAPGKVSGGRRGRRGVDAFLDDGPTGPEAAQAAQAAQAAQGGGALALPSGRRRAGEAGDAPETGPELAQSPVNPAGLGTGRRRGRAGDGSGEAEGAGGHDGPGRPVPPQGTAMPALPPVPTVPPVPVTEHPAGRRRALGPAGPAQPGGPVPATGLGPAPVPARPIAPEGGFALPAGPTPAPAAADSDADASAGRRGRRVLGAPGAEPEAATAAAPAAAAAPAAQPDASAENPTGRRRALAGPPAWPVPAARTAPEDDEASGQVALPGARRPQDTPAEGQAAQPISVRALGTLGQGISVDPGGSGPASGAGAASGSGRRRRLAEPAPQGRAFAIGAPEAGADEGPEPLDGPGGAVEVVNRPVPRPVDDELPPEPLDNPRRLLVWPAPDVQTQQALSNRGYRPVIVHSREEVDAQIAAFPAALFVDPLTGPITRTALQSLRQAAVAAEVPVLVTAGLGHATREAAYGADPAVLLKALAPRDSEQHPSRVLLIEERDEIATALTAALERRGMQVARAGADTDAVELATRMRPNLVVMDLMQVRRRRAGIVDWLRANGQLNRTPLVVYTATGIDPAELPRLASGESVLFLAERSTTADVQGRIVDLLAKIGTN, from the coding sequence GTGAGCAGCAGGCCATCCCGAGGCGCTGCTCGCCTCGCAGCAATACTCGATGCCCTTCCGGACGCGCTGTTGCTCGTCAACGCCAACGGCACGGTCGTCAACGCCAATTCGATCGCGCTCGAGATCATGGAGAGCCCCGGCACCGGGCTCGTCGGCCGGGGCGTGCTCGACCTCCTGCCCGAGTTCGACTCCAAGCTGATCCCCGGCTCCATGCGCCGGCCCGGCGAGGACGACGGCGGGCGCACCAAGCCCAAGCGGATGATCGCGCGCCGTACCGACGGCTCCGAGTTCCCCGTCGAGCTCACCAGCGCCCATCTCGACGGACGCGACGCCTACCGCGAGCCGCAACCCTCGTACACGGGCGACGAGCTGCTGATGCTCGTGGTCCGCGACCTCTCGCAGACCGTGGACACCGAGGCCGAGCTGGCCCGCTCGCAGCGGCAGACCGAGATGATCCTGCGCGCCGCCGCCGAGGGCGTCGTGGGCACCGACACCGACGGACGGGTGGTCCTGGTCAACCCGGCCGCCGCCCAGATCCTCGGCTACCGCGCCACCGACCTCGGCAACCGCGAACTGCACGGCCTCATCCAGCACTCCCGCGCCGACGGCTCCCCCTTCCCCTTCGAGGAGTCCCCGCTCGCCGACACCCTGCGCAGCGGGCGCAAGCACCGCGTCCGCGGGCAGGTGCTGTGGAACAAGGCCGGACAGCCGGTCGCCGTCGACCTGACCACCTCGCCCGTACGGGACGGGGAGCAGCTCGTCGGCGCCGTGATGACCTTCACCGACCGGCGGCCCTACGACGCCCTCGCCGCGCGGCACGCCCAGCTGATGGCCGTCCTCGGCGAATCCCTGCGGGGGCCGCTGGACGAGCTGCGCGGTGAGCTCGCGACGCTGGCCGCCGACGACGCCGGACAGCTGTGGCCCGAGGCCAACCAGCTGCTGCACCACCTGGCCGCCGGGTACTCGCGGATGACCACGCTGGTGGACAACGTCCTCGGCTACCAGCGCCTGGACACCGGCCGGGACCGGCTCACGAAGAAGAACGTCCTGATCAACACCGTCGTCACGGCGGGCGTCGACGGGGCCGTCGAGCTGATCGGTCCGGGCCGCGTGCAGTTCGCCGTCCACGCGCCGACCATCGAGGCCGAGGTGGACGCGGACCGGATCTCGACCGCGCTCGCCCACCTGGTCGCGGACGTCGCCGGGGTGGACGCGACCGGCAAGACCCGCCAGGGCAGCGGCTACAGCGACTCGACGATCGTGGTGGCCGCCGCGCAGCGCGGCGACGTCGTACGGATCGAGGTGCGCGGGCCGTACGAGGGCGGTAGCCCGGTCCACGAGCCGATCGTGCGGGGGATCGTGGCCGCACACGGCGGCGTGCTGCAGACGGTGGAGGTCCCGGGCGCGCCCGGCGGGGCGTACGTGCTGGAGCTCCCGCTCGGCTCGGGTGCCGGGACGGTGACCCTGCCCGAGCCTGCGGAGGAGCCCCCGGCCGGTCCGGCCTCGGACGGTGCGGGAACGGCCGGGGGCGCGGCTCCCGGAAAGGTCTCCGGCGGCCGGCGCGGCCGCCGCGGGGTGGACGCCTTCCTGGACGACGGGCCCACCGGTCCCGAGGCGGCGCAGGCCGCACAGGCCGCACAGGCCGCACAGGGTGGTGGCGCACTGGCGCTGCCTTCCGGGCGGCGGCGCGCTGGCGAGGCCGGCGACGCTCCCGAGACGGGCCCCGAACTCGCTCAGTCCCCGGTGAACCCGGCTGGACTCGGCACCGGTCGCAGGCGCGGCCGGGCCGGTGACGGCAGCGGCGAGGCCGAAGGCGCCGGCGGGCACGACGGCCCCGGCCGGCCCGTGCCCCCGCAGGGCACCGCCATGCCCGCGCTCCCGCCCGTCCCCACAGTGCCCCCGGTTCCGGTCACCGAGCATCCCGCCGGGCGGCGCCGGGCCCTGGGTCCGGCCGGTCCGGCGCAGCCCGGCGGCCCCGTCCCCGCGACGGGGCTCGGGCCGGCTCCCGTTCCCGCGCGGCCCATCGCTCCCGAGGGCGGTTTCGCGCTGCCGGCGGGCCCGACACCGGCTCCCGCCGCGGCCGACTCCGACGCCGACGCATCGGCCGGGCGGCGTGGCCGCCGGGTGCTGGGCGCCCCGGGCGCCGAGCCCGAGGCCGCAACCGCCGCCGCGCCCGCCGCCGCTGCCGCCCCTGCGGCGCAGCCCGACGCGTCCGCCGAGAACCCGACCGGGCGGCGCCGCGCGCTGGCCGGTCCCCCGGCGTGGCCGGTTCCGGCGGCCCGTACCGCTCCCGAGGACGACGAGGCCTCCGGCCAGGTCGCACTCCCCGGTGCGCGTCGACCGCAGGACACCCCTGCGGAGGGCCAGGCCGCGCAGCCGATCAGCGTGCGCGCCCTCGGCACCCTCGGCCAGGGCATCTCCGTCGACCCGGGTGGCTCCGGCCCGGCTTCCGGGGCCGGTGCGGCTTCCGGTTCCGGCCGGCGTCGCCGGCTCGCCGAGCCCGCCCCGCAGGGCCGCGCCTTCGCGATAGGGGCGCCCGAGGCGGGCGCCGACGAGGGCCCAGAGCCGCTGGACGGCCCGGGAGGCGCCGTCGAGGTCGTCAACCGGCCCGTGCCGCGGCCCGTGGACGACGAGCTGCCGCCGGAGCCCCTGGACAACCCGCGCCGGCTCCTGGTGTGGCCCGCGCCCGATGTGCAGACGCAGCAGGCGCTCAGCAACCGCGGCTACCGGCCGGTGATCGTGCACTCCCGCGAGGAGGTGGACGCGCAGATCGCCGCGTTCCCCGCCGCGCTGTTCGTCGACCCGCTGACCGGGCCGATCACCCGGACGGCCCTGCAGTCCCTGCGTCAGGCCGCGGTGGCCGCGGAGGTCCCCGTACTGGTCACGGCCGGGCTGGGGCATGCCACGCGCGAGGCGGCGTACGGCGCCGATCCGGCCGTTCTGCTGAAGGCCCTGGCGCCGCGTGACAGCGAACAGCACCCCTCCCGGGTGCTGCTGATCGAGGAGCGCGACGAGATCGCGACCGCGCTGACCGCCGCCTTGGAGCGGCGCGGCATGCAGGTCGCACGGGCGGGTGCCGACACCGACGCCGTGGAACTGGCGACGCGGATGCGGCCCAACCTGGTGGTGATGGACCTGATGCAGGTACGCCGTCGGCGGGCCGGGATCGTGGACTGGCTGCGTGCCAACGGGCAGCTGAACCGCACCCCCCTGGTCGTCTACACCGCGACCGGCATCGACCCGGCCGAACTGCCGCGGCTCGCCTCCGGCGAGAGCGTCCTGTTCCTCGCGGAACGGTCCACCACGGCGGACGTCCAGGGCCGCATCGTGGACCTGCTGGCCAAGATCGGCACCAACTAG
- a CDS encoding SSI family serine proteinase inhibitor, translating into MLRLAAFAVTSALAATVAGPLPPLPLGRLLATPDRLTISMADTGNRRLDREYRLECGPVGGDHPEAEGACARLDQLAREGKDPFAPVSKRQICTMQNGGPATARITGTWNGYKVDATFRRTDGCEIRRWDELEPLLPSGRS; encoded by the coding sequence ATGCTGCGTCTCGCCGCCTTCGCCGTCACCTCCGCCCTGGCCGCAACGGTGGCCGGGCCGCTGCCCCCGCTCCCGCTGGGCCGGCTGCTGGCGACGCCCGACCGCCTCACCATCTCCATGGCCGACACCGGAAACCGCCGGCTGGACCGGGAGTACCGGCTCGAATGCGGCCCCGTCGGCGGCGACCACCCGGAGGCGGAAGGTGCCTGCGCCCGGCTGGATCAGCTCGCCCGCGAGGGGAAGGACCCCTTCGCCCCCGTCTCCAAGCGGCAGATCTGCACCATGCAGAACGGAGGTCCCGCCACGGCCCGGATCACCGGAACGTGGAACGGCTACAAAGTGGACGCCACGTTCCGGCGGACCGACGGATGCGAAATCCGCCGCTGGGACGAGTTGGAACCTCTGCTTCCGAGTGGGCGTTCCTGA
- a CDS encoding DUF2797 domain-containing protein, with the protein MTWWCTGIRWTDGRPAIGWYGDGRGERVSELAYGQRIAFAARGERHCLGVRRAGKRTPCPTADTVPGRAGNAQCPECARLDRSFSVAADTNAADPRTYRVYLAWFGPGMVKVGITAEERGSARLLEQGAVAWAWLGRGPLMATRRTEELLRAALGVPDRIAYARKRGVRAHLPAATDRAREVAELHARAAALAGWPESLERVECEVADHAGAFGLDSLPGLPGPARVLTEMVSGGSVVGRLAGAAGPDLHLADGLVVDTRLLAGWELTAPGDEAVTSVPTAPIPSASATPAEQGGLF; encoded by the coding sequence GTGACCTGGTGGTGCACCGGCATCCGGTGGACGGACGGCCGCCCCGCCATCGGCTGGTACGGGGACGGGCGCGGCGAGCGGGTGAGCGAGCTCGCGTACGGGCAGCGGATCGCCTTCGCCGCTCGCGGGGAGCGGCACTGCCTCGGTGTGCGGCGGGCCGGGAAGCGGACGCCCTGCCCCACCGCGGACACCGTGCCGGGCCGCGCCGGGAACGCGCAGTGCCCCGAGTGCGCCCGCCTCGACCGGTCGTTCTCCGTGGCGGCCGACACCAACGCCGCCGATCCGCGCACCTACCGGGTCTACCTGGCCTGGTTCGGTCCCGGCATGGTCAAGGTCGGGATCACCGCCGAGGAGCGTGGTTCGGCCCGGCTGCTGGAGCAGGGGGCGGTGGCATGGGCCTGGCTCGGGCGCGGTCCTCTGATGGCCACCCGGCGCACCGAGGAGCTGCTGCGGGCGGCGCTCGGGGTGCCCGACCGGATCGCGTACGCCCGCAAGCGCGGAGTACGGGCCCACCTGCCGGCCGCCACCGATCGGGCCCGGGAGGTCGCCGAACTGCACGCACGGGCGGCGGCGCTGGCCGGGTGGCCGGAGTCGCTGGAGCGGGTGGAGTGCGAAGTGGCCGACCACGCCGGGGCGTTCGGGCTGGACTCCCTGCCGGGCCTGCCCGGGCCGGCGCGGGTGCTCACCGAGATGGTGTCCGGCGGGTCCGTGGTGGGCCGGCTGGCGGGCGCGGCCGGTCCCGATCTCCACCTCGCGGACGGACTCGTGGTGGACACCCGGCTGCTGGCGGGATGGGAGCTCACCGCTCCGGGGGACGAGGCCGTGACCTCGGTCCCGACGGCGCCGATCCCGTCCGCCTCCGCGACTCCAGCCGAGCAGGGCGGGCTGTTCTGA
- a CDS encoding lipid-transfer protein, which translates to MSVRTRDELGGRAAIAGIGATEFSKDSGRSELKLAVEAVHAALDDAGLTPADVDGMVTFTMDTSPEITVAQAAGIGDLSFFSRIHYGGGAACATVQQAALAVASGVAEVVVCYRAFNERSGRRFGSGVQQREPSAEGAALGWSLPWGLLTPASWVAMTAQRYLHTYNLTPEAFGHVAVTDRRHAANNPAAYFHGKPITLADHAASRWIVEPLRLLDCCQETDGGQAVVVTTTERARDLRHAPAVITAAAQGAGRRQEGMTSFYRDDLTGLPEMDVVARQLWRTSGLRPSDIDVGILYDHFTPFVLMQLEEFGFCAPGEAADFVAADALPLNTHGGQLGEAYLHGMNGIAEAVRQLRGTSVNQVAGAAHALVTAGTGVPTSGLILGADG; encoded by the coding sequence ATGAGCGTCCGCACTCGCGACGAGCTCGGCGGCCGCGCCGCCATCGCCGGCATCGGAGCGACCGAGTTCTCCAAGGACTCCGGCCGCAGTGAGCTCAAACTCGCCGTCGAGGCGGTGCACGCCGCCCTCGACGACGCCGGACTCACCCCCGCCGATGTCGACGGCATGGTCACCTTCACCATGGACACCAGCCCCGAGATCACCGTCGCCCAGGCGGCGGGCATCGGGGACCTGTCCTTCTTCTCCCGTATCCACTACGGCGGCGGCGCGGCCTGCGCCACCGTCCAGCAGGCCGCCCTCGCCGTCGCCAGCGGGGTCGCGGAGGTCGTCGTCTGCTACCGCGCCTTCAACGAACGCTCCGGACGCCGCTTCGGGTCCGGGGTGCAGCAGCGGGAGCCCTCGGCGGAGGGTGCGGCGCTCGGCTGGTCGCTGCCCTGGGGGCTGCTGACCCCCGCCTCCTGGGTGGCCATGACCGCCCAGCGCTACCTGCACACCTACAACCTCACCCCCGAGGCATTCGGGCACGTCGCGGTCACCGACCGCCGGCACGCAGCGAACAACCCCGCCGCCTACTTCCACGGCAAGCCCATCACCCTCGCCGACCACGCCGCCTCGCGCTGGATCGTGGAGCCGCTGCGGCTGCTGGACTGCTGCCAGGAGACGGACGGCGGCCAGGCCGTCGTCGTCACCACGACCGAGCGCGCCCGGGACCTGAGACACGCGCCCGCCGTGATCACCGCGGCCGCGCAGGGTGCCGGGCGCCGCCAGGAGGGCATGACCTCCTTCTACCGTGACGACCTCACCGGGCTGCCGGAGATGGACGTGGTCGCCCGCCAGCTGTGGCGGACCAGTGGGCTGCGGCCCTCGGACATCGACGTCGGCATCCTCTACGACCACTTCACCCCCTTCGTGCTGATGCAGCTGGAGGAATTCGGCTTCTGCGCGCCGGGCGAGGCCGCGGATTTCGTGGCCGCGGACGCGCTGCCGCTCAACACCCACGGCGGCCAGCTCGGCGAGGCGTACCTGCACGGGATGAACGGCATCGCCGAGGCCGTCCGCCAGCTGCGCGGCACCTCCGTCAATCAGGTCGCGGGCGCGGCGCACGCTCTCGTCACGGCCGGTACCGGGGTCCCCACCTCCGGTCTGATCCTCGGCGCCGACGGCTGA
- a CDS encoding Lrp/AsnC family transcriptional regulator, which yields MDDIDRALVLRLQQDAGQSYAALGTAVGLSAGATHERVRKLRERGVIRRTTVDVDPEAVGSGVLAYVMVDSNAWMGESGADFAAIPEIQEAHIIAGSASVLVKVRTASTGQLQDVLRRLYAIDGVSGTHATVVLDTFFERPLPL from the coding sequence GTGGACGACATCGACCGTGCGCTCGTCCTGCGCCTGCAGCAGGACGCCGGCCAGTCGTACGCCGCTCTCGGCACGGCCGTCGGGCTCTCGGCGGGGGCCACCCACGAGCGGGTACGGAAACTGCGCGAGCGCGGGGTGATCCGGCGGACCACCGTTGACGTCGACCCGGAGGCCGTCGGCAGTGGAGTCCTGGCCTACGTGATGGTCGACTCCAACGCCTGGATGGGCGAGTCGGGTGCCGACTTCGCCGCGATCCCCGAGATCCAGGAGGCGCACATCATCGCGGGCAGCGCGTCCGTGCTGGTCAAGGTGCGTACGGCCTCGACCGGACAGCTGCAGGACGTGCTGCGCCGCCTCTACGCCATCGACGGTGTCAGCGGTACGCACGCCACCGTCGTCCTGGACACCTTCTTCGAGCGGCCGCTCCCGCTGTGA
- a CDS encoding long-chain fatty acid--CoA ligase: MLSTMQDVPLLVTRILRHGMTIHGKSQVTTWTGEAEPHRRSFAEIGNRATRLAGALRDELGVQQDERVATLMWNNAEHVEAYFAIPSMGAILHTLNLRLPPEQLVFIVNHAADRVVLVNGTLLPLLAPLLPHLPTIEHVVVSGIGDRSVLEGLNVRVHEYEELLAAGSDSFDWPELDERQAAAMCYTSGTTGEPKGVIFSHRSVYLHSMQVNMTESMGLTDRDTTLVVVPQFHVNAWGLPHATFMTGINMLMPDRFLQPAPLAEMIEREKPTHAAAVPTIWQGLLAEVTANPRDLTSMKHVTIGGSACPPALMEAYDKLGVRVCHAWGMTETSPLGTMAHPPAGLSAEEEWPYRITQGRFPAGVEARLIGPSGDLLPWDGESAGELEVRGNWIASSYYGGASGEPFRPEDKFSADGWLKTGDVGVISADGFLTLTDRAKDVIKSGGEWISSVDLENALMAHPEVAEAAVVAVPDEKWGERPLATVVLKEGASVNYTGLREFLSLTIAKWQLPERWTFIETVPKTSVGKFDKKVIRKQYADGALDVTKLD, from the coding sequence TTGCTCAGCACCATGCAGGACGTACCGCTCCTCGTCACCCGCATACTCCGACACGGAATGACGATCCACGGGAAGTCCCAGGTCACGACCTGGACCGGGGAGGCTGAGCCGCACCGCCGCAGCTTCGCCGAGATCGGCAACCGCGCCACCCGTCTCGCCGGCGCCCTGCGCGACGAGCTCGGAGTCCAGCAGGACGAGCGGGTCGCCACCCTCATGTGGAACAACGCCGAGCACGTCGAGGCGTACTTCGCGATCCCCTCCATGGGCGCGATCCTGCACACCCTCAATCTGCGGCTCCCCCCTGAGCAGCTGGTCTTCATCGTCAACCACGCCGCCGACCGGGTGGTGCTGGTCAACGGCACGCTGCTGCCCCTGCTCGCGCCGCTGCTGCCGCACCTGCCGACCATCGAGCACGTGGTGGTCAGCGGCATCGGCGACCGCTCCGTGCTCGAAGGCCTGAACGTGCGCGTGCACGAGTACGAGGAGCTCCTCGCGGCCGGCTCCGACAGCTTCGACTGGCCCGAGCTGGACGAACGCCAGGCGGCCGCCATGTGCTACACCTCCGGCACCACCGGGGAGCCCAAGGGCGTCATCTTCTCCCACCGCTCGGTCTACCTGCACTCCATGCAGGTCAACATGACCGAGTCGATGGGTCTCACGGACCGGGACACCACCCTCGTCGTGGTCCCGCAGTTCCACGTGAACGCCTGGGGACTGCCGCACGCCACCTTCATGACCGGCATCAACATGCTGATGCCGGACCGCTTCCTGCAGCCCGCCCCGCTCGCCGAGATGATCGAGCGGGAGAAGCCCACGCACGCCGCGGCCGTTCCCACCATCTGGCAGGGCCTGCTGGCCGAGGTCACCGCCAACCCGCGCGACCTGACCTCGATGAAGCACGTCACCATCGGCGGCTCGGCCTGTCCGCCCGCCCTGATGGAGGCGTACGACAAGCTCGGCGTCCGCGTCTGCCACGCCTGGGGCATGACCGAGACCTCGCCGCTGGGCACGATGGCGCACCCGCCGGCCGGCCTGAGCGCCGAGGAGGAGTGGCCCTACCGGATCACCCAGGGCCGCTTCCCGGCGGGTGTCGAGGCCCGGCTGATCGGCCCGAGCGGCGACCTCCTGCCCTGGGACGGGGAGTCGGCGGGCGAGCTGGAGGTGCGCGGCAACTGGATCGCGAGCTCCTACTACGGCGGCGCGTCCGGCGAACCCTTCCGGCCCGAGGACAAGTTCAGCGCCGACGGCTGGCTCAAGACCGGCGATGTCGGCGTGATCAGCGCCGACGGCTTCCTCACCCTCACCGACCGCGCCAAGGACGTCATCAAGTCCGGCGGCGAGTGGATCTCCAGCGTGGACCTGGAGAACGCGCTGATGGCGCACCCCGAGGTCGCCGAGGCCGCCGTCGTCGCCGTCCCCGACGAGAAGTGGGGAGAGCGCCCGCTGGCCACGGTCGTCCTCAAGGAGGGCGCGAGCGTGAACTACACGGGTCTGCGCGAGTTCCTCTCCCTGACCATCGCCAAGTGGCAGCTGCCGGAGCGCTGGACGTTCATCGAGACGGTGCCGAAGACCAGTGTCGGCAAGTTCGACAAGAAGGTGATCCGCAAGCAGTACGCGGACGGCGCGCTGGACGTCACCAAGCTCGACTGA
- a CDS encoding MaoC family dehydratase, with protein MNVGDTLPPLEIPVTRTLIVAGAIASRDYQDVHHDAALAQEKGSPDIFMNILTTNGLVGRYITDHLGPRAVLRKVAIRLGAPNYPGDTMTLTGTVTAVLGNTVEIRVVGANGIGHHVTGTVTAEVPA; from the coding sequence ATGAACGTCGGCGACACGCTGCCGCCACTGGAGATCCCGGTCACCCGGACCCTGATCGTCGCGGGCGCGATCGCCTCCCGCGACTACCAGGACGTCCACCACGACGCGGCGCTCGCGCAGGAGAAGGGCTCTCCGGACATCTTCATGAACATCCTGACCACCAACGGCCTGGTCGGCCGCTACATCACCGACCACCTCGGGCCGCGCGCCGTCCTGCGCAAGGTCGCCATCCGCCTGGGCGCCCCCAACTACCCGGGCGACACCATGACCCTCACCGGCACCGTCACCGCCGTGCTCGGCAACACCGTCGAGATCCGGGTCGTCGGCGCCAACGGCATCGGCCACCACGTCACGGGGACGGTCACCGCGGAGGTGCCGGCATGA
- a CDS encoding PH domain-containing protein, which produces MGLFGNAHTVDPVSAQRDYARLLGQGEQVHAAYLLIRDTILFTDRRLVLVDKQGLTGKKVEYHSIPYRSITHFSVETAGHFDLDAELKIWISGGSAPIAKTFTKGVDIYEVQAILTQFVAR; this is translated from the coding sequence ATGGGACTGTTCGGGAACGCGCACACCGTCGACCCCGTGTCGGCGCAGCGGGACTACGCGCGGCTGCTGGGGCAGGGGGAGCAGGTGCATGCCGCGTACCTGCTGATCCGCGACACGATCCTGTTCACCGACCGGCGGCTGGTGCTCGTCGACAAGCAGGGGCTCACGGGGAAGAAGGTGGAATACCACTCCATCCCGTACCGGAGCATCACGCACTTCTCCGTCGAGACCGCCGGGCACTTCGATCTCGACGCCGAGCTCAAGATATGGATATCCGGCGGCTCGGCGCCGATCGCGAAGACCTTCACCAAGGGCGTCGACATCTACGAGGTGCAGGCGATCCTGACCCAGTTCGTCGCCCGGTAG
- a CDS encoding SMP-30/gluconolactonase/LRE family protein encodes MSAIADLTLYEILDERFRTGRCANGDARLDRLYDGCRWAEGPLYLPAWRQLVWSDIPNDRMLRWDEATGTVSVFRSPAGHSNGNTLDREGRLITCEQGNRRVTRTEPDGSLTVIADRIDGKRLNSPNDAVVRSDGSIWFSDPDFGITSDYEGHRAPSEIGACNLYRADPSTGEVRTVADGFLGPNGLVFSPDESELYAADTRAGHIRAFKVTDDGTLTGDRVFATCPGVDNIRFDDEGRLWAAAMEDGVRCYAADGTLIGRLRIPEPVSNIAFGGAKNNRLFITATTSLYSLVMSVTGLPRVL; translated from the coding sequence ATGTCTGCCATCGCCGACCTCACCTTGTACGAGATTCTGGACGAACGCTTCCGGACCGGCCGCTGCGCCAACGGCGACGCCCGGCTGGACCGGCTCTACGACGGCTGCCGCTGGGCGGAGGGCCCGCTCTACCTGCCCGCCTGGCGGCAACTGGTGTGGAGCGACATCCCCAACGACCGGATGCTGCGCTGGGACGAGGCGACCGGCACGGTCTCCGTCTTCCGCTCCCCAGCCGGCCACTCCAACGGCAACACCCTGGACCGCGAAGGCCGCCTGATCACCTGTGAGCAGGGCAACCGGCGCGTCACCCGCACCGAACCGGACGGCAGCCTCACCGTCATCGCCGACCGCATCGACGGCAAGCGGCTCAACAGCCCGAACGACGCGGTCGTCCGCTCGGACGGCTCCATCTGGTTCTCCGACCCGGACTTCGGCATCACCAGCGACTACGAGGGCCACCGCGCACCCAGCGAGATCGGCGCCTGCAACCTCTACCGGGCCGACCCCTCGACCGGCGAGGTCCGGACGGTCGCCGACGGCTTCCTCGGACCCAACGGCCTCGTCTTCTCCCCGGACGAGAGCGAGCTGTACGCCGCGGACACCCGGGCCGGCCACATCCGCGCCTTCAAGGTCACCGACGACGGCACCCTCACCGGCGACCGCGTCTTCGCCACCTGCCCCGGCGTGGACAACATCCGCTTCGACGACGAGGGCCGGCTGTGGGCGGCCGCGATGGAGGACGGCGTCCGCTGCTACGCCGCGGACGGCACCCTGATCGGCCGGCTCCGCATCCCCGAACCGGTCTCGAACATCGCCTTCGGCGGCGCCAAGAACAACCGCCTCTTCATCACCGCCACCACCTCTCTCTACTCCCTGGTGATGTCGGTGACCGGCCTGCCCCGGGTCCTGTGA